Proteins from a genomic interval of Acanthopagrus latus isolate v.2019 chromosome 7, fAcaLat1.1, whole genome shotgun sequence:
- the LOC119022415 gene encoding adenosine receptor A3-like yields the protein MAEWSWVAYTALEVLIAVACCLGNVLVVCAVCLGIRDSLREPTFCFLISLAVADFLVGVAAVPLAVLLDGWVSVTPDLCLLLSCVVLVLTQASVLSLLAIAVDRYLRLHTPLRYKALATQKRSWMAVSLCWTLSCLLGFTPLFGWRNDSSLPSDFTNATSPSITSPPCTFLSVISLPFMVYFNFLGCVMAPLLVMTLLYARIFWSLQGRLKESCPQLQASLLREKRLACSLALVLILFAICWIPLHLMNCLLLFHGPDAVPQWTLYTGILLSHANSAVNPVVYAYRIPKIQQAYSQIWRRFLVNTNCCHGVEQVPRSRTSSRATHTQTFGSGGKTTH from the exons ATGGCTGAGTGGAGTTGGGTGGCCTACACGGCCCTAGAAGTGCTGATTGCTGTGGCCTGTTGTCTTGGCAATGTGTTGGtggtgtgtgctgtgtgtcttGGTATCCGAGATTCCCTGCGGGAGCCGACCTTCTGCTTCCTCATCTCCCTGGCGGTGGCTGACTTCCTGGTGGGCGTGGCCGCCGTGCCGCTGGCTGTGCTACTAGATGGCTGGGTGAGTGTGACCCCTGACCTGTGTCTGCTCCTCAGCTGCGTTGTGCTGGTGCTGACTCAGGCCTCTGTGCTGTCGCTGCTCGCTATCGCCGTGGACCGATACCTCCGGTTACACACACCACTCAG ATACAAAGCCCTGGCCACACAGAAGCGTTCATGGAtggctgtgtctctgtgctggaCACTCTCCTGCCTTCTGGGGTTCACCCCTCTGTTTGGCTGGCGCAATGACTCCTCTCTACCGTCCGACTTTACCAACGCAACCTCCCCTTCCATCACCTCTCCACCCTGCACCTTCCTCTCGGTTATCTCCCTCCCGTTCATGGTCTACTTCAACTTCCTGGGATGTGTCATGGCGCCCCTGCTGGTCATGACCCTGCTCTACGCTCGAATCTTCTGGAGCCTGCAGGGCCGTCTGAAGGAGAGCTGTCCTCAACTCCAGGCTTCTCTGCTCAGGGAGAAGAGGCTGGCCTGCTCCTTGGCTCTGGTTCTCATTTTGTTTGCCATCTGCTGGATTCCTCTGCACCTGATGAACTGTCTGTTGCTGTTTCACGGTCCTGATGCCGTCCCACAATGGACCCTCTATACAG GTATTCTCCTGTCTCATGCCAACTCAGCGGTCAACCCTGTGGTCTACGCTTATCGCATCCCGAAGATCCAACAGGCTTACAGTCAAATATGGAGACGATTCCTCGTGAACACAAACTGTTGCCATGGGGTCGAGCAAGTTCCCCGATCAAGAACAAGCAGCCGagccactcacacacagacatttggATCAGGAGGGAAGACCACACACTAA
- the LOC119022165 gene encoding transcription factor Spi-B, producing METMAYVTEIGLSGERAAWSGAAPSSCPEVDLEVIEEYLQEHSLEVQPVHTPASPPNAVGQQTHAHSHQATRITVNSWLGQHPYKWYCGSHTPNDEYKDQAPAWTSPHDNHWDHAAYSAYSYELPAYTDSDSRSSSSQYQDSPSPSSDREGRKDRDSLPLAPLSGKRKERLFQFLFEMLQTPSMRSCIWWVQSSAGTFQFSSQNKERLAQLWGRRKGNRKTMTYQKMARALRNYSRTGEIQKVKRKLTYRFDEKTLRGLQGDSV from the exons ATGGAGACG ATGGCCTACGTGACCGAGATCGGGCTGAGCGGAGAGCGGGCGGCCTGGAGCGGAGCGgccccctcctcctgccccgAGGTGGATCTGGAGGTCATCGAGGAGTACCTGCAGGAGCACTCGCTGGAGGTCCAGCCCGTGCACACGCCGGCGTCACCGCCAAACGCCGTGGGGcaacagacacatgcacactcgcACCAGGCCACCAGGATCACAG TGAATAGCTGGTTAGGTCAGCACCCGTATAAATGGTACTGTGGCTCTCATACTCCAAACGATGAATATAAAGATCAAGCTCCAGCCTGGACTAGTCCCCATGACAACCACTGG GACCATGCTGCATATTCAGCATATTCATACGAACTGCCCGCATACACTGACTCAGACTCCAGGTCTAGTAGCTCCCAGTACCAGGATTCCCCGTCACCGTCATCTGACAGGGAGGGCAGGAAGGACAGGGACTCCCTGCCACTCGCCCCACTCTCAG gaaagaggaaggagcGCTTGTTCCAGTTCCTGTTCGAGATGCTCCAGACGCCATCGATGCGGAGCTGCATCTGGTGGGTCCAGTCCTCCGCCGGCACGTTCCAGTTCTCCTCCCAGAACAAGGAGCGCCTGGCGCAGCTGTGGGGGCGGCGAAAGGGCAACCGCAAGACCATGACCTACCAAAAGATGGCACGGGCGCTGAGGAACTACTCCCGTACAGGGGAGATCcagaaggtgaagaggaagcTCACGTACCGCTTTGATGAGAAGACACTGAGAGGCCTACAAGGAGACTCAGTGTAG